A section of the Kribbella sp. HUAS MG21 genome encodes:
- a CDS encoding DUF2071 domain-containing protein: MSWPEPPPLQGPRILRQRWLDVTFVHWAFEPRELQHFFPPGTRPDTFEGRTYVGLVPFRMVGTGLPYGPGVPYFGSSLETNIRLYSVDEQGRRGVFFLSLDANRLAMVLTGRTAFGLPYRWARMCHERNGAHHTYTSTVRRSGAESLVGVELGERITPGPLEEYLTARWGLHVHRAGRTWYLPNRHPPWILHTATLTALDTDGLLRSVGLTPPDREPDHVAFSAGVPAEFAVPLG; this comes from the coding sequence GTGAGCTGGCCTGAGCCTCCGCCGCTGCAGGGGCCGCGGATCCTGCGGCAGCGGTGGCTGGACGTGACGTTCGTGCACTGGGCCTTCGAGCCGCGAGAGCTGCAGCATTTCTTCCCGCCCGGGACGCGGCCCGACACCTTCGAGGGGCGGACCTACGTCGGGCTGGTGCCGTTCCGGATGGTCGGCACCGGACTGCCGTATGGGCCGGGTGTTCCGTACTTCGGCTCGTCTCTGGAGACGAACATCCGGTTGTACTCCGTCGACGAGCAAGGCCGGCGTGGCGTCTTCTTCCTCAGCCTCGACGCGAATCGCCTGGCCATGGTGCTGACCGGCCGCACCGCCTTCGGCCTCCCGTACCGCTGGGCCCGGATGTGCCACGAGCGCAACGGCGCGCACCACACCTACACCTCGACCGTACGACGCTCCGGCGCGGAATCACTCGTCGGCGTCGAACTGGGGGAGCGGATCACCCCGGGACCGCTCGAGGAGTACCTCACCGCCCGCTGGGGCCTCCACGTCCACCGCGCCGGCCGCACCTGGTACCTCCCGAACCGCCACCCGCCGTGGATCCTCCACACGGCGACCCTCACAGCCCTCGACACCGACGGCCTACTGCGATCCGTCGGCCTCACGCCACCGGACCGCGAGCCGGACCACGTAGCGTTCAGCGCCGGCGTCCCAGCCGAGTTCGCCGTACCACTCGGCTGA
- a CDS encoding tetratricopeptide repeat protein encodes MSHVAATDLVDAAVQLMRAGQWTAATDLLTAAHTDDPAERRTLALALAEVAVDQDFAQQTDHASAALAVAEQLSDDSSTWDLELLKLRKDYGTALFGSPTGAAGLADRARRLIAQAPDDRRRGTVSFWAGVMADNLLNRPDEAFAHYTTALELGEKTDDKLLTSYALRHLGDHAHTAGDLALARQHWERSTELRQQVGHLLGALAQQTLLAVLLRDEGDLAGARALATEVNRWARQVPIPSLVQQTGDLMTLSC; translated from the coding sequence ATGAGCCATGTCGCCGCCACCGACCTCGTCGATGCCGCTGTCCAGTTGATGCGTGCAGGCCAGTGGACCGCGGCCACCGACCTGTTGACAGCTGCCCACACCGACGATCCGGCGGAACGCCGTACCTTGGCGCTGGCACTGGCCGAGGTCGCGGTCGACCAGGACTTCGCGCAGCAGACCGATCACGCCTCGGCGGCGTTGGCCGTCGCCGAGCAGTTGAGCGACGACAGCAGCACGTGGGACCTCGAACTGCTGAAGCTGCGCAAGGACTACGGGACCGCGTTGTTCGGATCCCCGACAGGTGCCGCGGGGCTCGCGGACCGGGCGCGGCGACTGATCGCGCAGGCCCCGGACGATCGGCGGCGTGGAACGGTCAGCTTCTGGGCCGGCGTCATGGCCGACAACCTGCTCAATCGGCCGGACGAGGCGTTCGCCCACTACACCACCGCGCTCGAGCTCGGCGAGAAGACCGACGACAAGCTGCTGACGTCGTACGCGCTGCGGCACCTTGGCGACCACGCGCATACCGCAGGCGACCTCGCCCTCGCCCGGCAGCACTGGGAACGCTCCACCGAGCTACGTCAGCAGGTCGGTCATCTCCTGGGCGCGTTGGCGCAGCAGACTCTGCTCGCCGTACTGCTGCGCGACGAGGGCGACCTCGCCGGAGCCCGGGCGCTCGCAACCGAGGTCAACCGGTGGGCCCGGCAGGTGCCGATTCCCTCGCTCGTCCAGCAAACGGGTGATTTGATGACGCTGAGTTGTTGA
- a CDS encoding MarR family transcriptional regulator, whose amino-acid sequence MKDFVDGHVELWAGQLPALDRDVEGITVRMQVLTRYLERRREAVLAAYGLQLWEFKTLHMLRRGGTPYRATPGALAKQLGMSAAALTNRLDALERRGLIERSHDRDDRRKVFATLTHAGDDLWQRGIEDILRVEEELVHHLPPADRTRLDDLLRRLVLVTETA is encoded by the coding sequence ATGAAGGATTTCGTGGACGGGCATGTCGAGCTGTGGGCGGGGCAGTTGCCAGCGTTGGATCGTGATGTCGAAGGCATCACGGTGCGGATGCAGGTGCTGACGCGCTACCTGGAGCGGCGCCGGGAGGCCGTGCTGGCGGCGTACGGCCTGCAGTTGTGGGAGTTCAAGACGCTGCACATGCTGCGCCGCGGCGGTACGCCGTACCGTGCGACGCCCGGCGCGCTCGCGAAGCAGCTCGGGATGTCGGCCGCGGCGCTGACCAACCGGCTCGACGCACTGGAGCGGCGCGGCCTGATCGAGCGCTCGCACGACCGCGACGACCGGCGCAAGGTCTTCGCCACCCTCACCCACGCGGGCGACGACCTCTGGCAGCGCGGCATCGAGGACATCCTCCGGGTCGAGGAGGAGCTGGTGCATCACCTGCCCCCGGCCGACCGCACCCGGCTCGACGACCTGCTCCGCCGCCTCGTCCTGGTCACCGAGACGGCGTGA
- a CDS encoding GNAT family N-acetyltransferase translates to MTDALKNQLLAAYDDQLRGTSEIADVPSSTDGPVVRVEYPSRGFVSYRTLDGLDSAEIDALIARQRDYFAAKGQAVEWKLRGHDKPADLPDRLRAAGFEPEEQETVLVAESAGIVERLSGRDAVDGVTIRLVHDLADFERIAAMESTVWNDDWSWLADDLVRRHAAGADVYAAEVDGQVVSAAWAVYKKGTEFTGLWGGSTLAEWRGKGIYKALVAVRAARAVELGYKYLHVDASDDSSPILQRLGFVAVTTTTPYVYKPA, encoded by the coding sequence GTGACCGATGCCTTGAAGAACCAGCTCCTAGCCGCGTACGACGACCAGCTGCGCGGCACCAGCGAGATCGCCGACGTACCGAGCAGCACCGACGGCCCGGTGGTCCGGGTCGAGTACCCGAGCCGCGGGTTCGTCAGCTACCGAACCCTCGACGGCCTGGACAGCGCCGAGATCGACGCGCTGATCGCCCGCCAGCGTGACTACTTCGCCGCGAAGGGTCAGGCCGTCGAGTGGAAGCTGCGCGGACACGACAAACCCGCCGACCTGCCGGACCGGCTGCGCGCGGCCGGGTTCGAACCCGAGGAGCAGGAGACCGTCCTCGTCGCCGAGAGCGCCGGCATCGTCGAGCGGCTCAGCGGGCGGGACGCGGTCGACGGCGTCACGATCCGCCTGGTGCACGACCTCGCCGACTTCGAGCGGATCGCCGCGATGGAGTCGACGGTCTGGAACGACGACTGGTCCTGGCTGGCCGACGACCTGGTACGGCGCCACGCCGCCGGCGCCGATGTCTACGCCGCCGAGGTGGACGGGCAGGTGGTCTCCGCCGCGTGGGCCGTCTACAAGAAGGGCACCGAGTTCACCGGGCTGTGGGGCGGCTCGACGCTCGCGGAATGGCGGGGCAAGGGCATTTACAAGGCGCTGGTCGCGGTCCGCGCCGCGCGGGCTGTGGAGCTCGGGTACAAGTACCTGCACGTCGACGCGTCCGACGACAGCTCGCCGATCCTGCAGCGGCTCGGGTTCGTCGCGG